A portion of the candidate division TA06 bacterium genome contains these proteins:
- a CDS encoding ISNCY family transposase, which yields MPAEILALSQELKIVDQFLDDDRFLLPYFRKHRTFKKLNTGRNSTPIETYLRMMYLKHRYQLG from the coding sequence ATGCCCGCGGAAATACTGGCTCTCAGCCAGGAATTAAAAATCGTCGATCAGTTCTTGGACGACGATCGTTTTCTGTTGCCGTATTTCAGGAAACACCGGACATTTAAGAAACTGAACACCGGGCGGAACAGCACGCCGATAGAAACATATCTTCGGATGATGTATCTCAAACACCGCTATCAGCTTGGATA